A segment of the Bacillus pseudomycoides genome:
TTTAAAAGAGCTAATTCTGTTAAACCTTTGTTTACCCCGCGTGTATAAGAATTCACCATATGTGAGATTGCTATTGTCGCATTCGTTTTCGCATCCATTAAATTTTCTTCCGATAGTTGTACAGGGGCTAATCCACCACGATGTAACTGAAATAACCCAAAAGATGTTCCTTCATCTCCAATAGCTTTTCGATTAAATTTTGTTTCATGATCAGCAATTGTAAGTGGAATCCATTCTGGTATACCGTACTGCTTTGATATTTCACTAATTATTATTTTATTATTTTCAATTTCCTTTTGTTTTTCATACTTCATATAAGCTGCATAGCATAAAAACGTCAAAGTGCAAATGACTACTATATATTTTAATAATTGTTTCATAGATTCATATCTCCTATATCGTTTATGCTTAATCCTTGTATACCTATACTATAAAATATTCATGTGACATCTATTTGACAGAATAAAATTTATAAAATAAAAAGAGCTTACGAAAGTTATCTG
Coding sequences within it:
- a CDS encoding transglycosylase SLT domain-containing protein; the encoded protein is MKQLLKYIVVICTLTFLCYAAYMKYEKQKEIENNKIIISEISKQYGIPEWIPLTIADHETKFNRKAIGDEGTSFGLFQLHRGGLAPVQLSEENLMDAKTNATIAISHMVNSYTRGVNKGLTELALLKYVANTSGWPGNLGEDWTDNNTKYNVGLEESYELYKRD